One segment of Venenivibrio stagnispumantis DNA contains the following:
- the rpsH gene encoding 30S ribosomal protein S8: MITDPIADMLARINNAIKARKDEVSVPSSKIKVAIADILKREGYIEDYVVSEENKKGTQGTLIIKLKYLGKRNTKPAIAGVKRVSKPGRRIYSPVEEIPYVQKGLGLAILSTNKGIITDHEARKLKVGGEILCYVW; encoded by the coding sequence ATGATTACAGATCCAATTGCTGATATGTTAGCAAGAATAAATAATGCAATTAAAGCAAGAAAAGATGAAGTTTCAGTTCCATCTTCAAAAATTAAAGTAGCAATAGCAGATATCTTAAAAAGAGAAGGATATATAGAAGATTATGTAGTTTCAGAAGAAAATAAAAAAGGAACTCAGGGAACATTAATAATTAAATTAAAATATCTTGGAAAAAGAAATACAAAACCTGCAATTGCCGGTGTTAAAAGAGTTTCAAAACCAGGACGTAGGATTTACTCTCCTGTAGAAGAAATACCTTATGTTCAAAAAGGATTAGGTCTTGCTATCTTATCTACAAATAAAGGAATAATTACAGACCACGAAGCAAGAAAGTTAAAAGTAGGCGGAGAAATTCTCTGCTATGTCTGGTAA
- the rpmC gene encoding 50S ribosomal protein L29, whose translation MKAIELRKLTTEELKEKLKELKKKLMNLRFQNSIGALGKNSEIKETKRDIARILTILRERGIKL comes from the coding sequence ATGAAAGCGATAGAACTTAGAAAATTAACTACAGAAGAACTTAAAGAAAAATTAAAAGAGCTAAAGAAAAAATTAATGAATCTTAGATTCCAAAATAGTATAGGTGCTCTTGGTAAAAATAGCGAAATAAAAGAAACCAAAAGAGATATAGCAAGAATATTAACTATTTTGAGAGAAAGAGGAATAAAATTATAG
- the rplE gene encoding 50S ribosomal protein L5, whose amino-acid sequence MAVATGYKPRLQIKYEQEVAKRLMERFGYKSPMQIPKIKKVVINMGVGEAVGDIKQLDRAVEDLTAIAGQKPVITRAKKSEAAFKLRKGMPIGAKVTLRKDRMWDFLDKLISVALPRVRDFRGLNPKSFDGRGNYSFGLAEQIVFPEIDYDKVDRIRGMDIIIETTAKTDEEALWLLSLIGLPIRAQ is encoded by the coding sequence ATGGCTGTAGCTACTGGATATAAACCAAGACTACAAATAAAATATGAACAAGAAGTCGCAAAAAGATTAATGGAAAGATTTGGATATAAAAGTCCTATGCAAATTCCAAAAATTAAGAAAGTTGTAATTAATATGGGTGTTGGAGAAGCTGTTGGTGACATAAAACAGCTTGATAGAGCAGTAGAAGATTTGACTGCTATAGCAGGACAAAAACCTGTTATTACAAGAGCAAAAAAATCAGAAGCTGCATTTAAATTAAGAAAAGGAATGCCAATTGGAGCAAAAGTTACATTAAGAAAAGATAGAATGTGGGATTTCTTAGATAAATTAATCTCTGTAGCTCTTCCAAGGGTTAGGGATTTTAGAGGATTAAACCCTAAATCTTTTGATGGAAGAGGAAATTATTCATTTGGATTAGCAGAACAGATAGTTTTTCCTGAAATAGATTATGACAAAGTAGATAGAATAAGAGGAATGGATATTATAATTGAAACAACTGCAAAAACAGATGAAGAAGCATTATGGCTCCTATCACTGATAGGATTGCCAATCAGAGCTCAATAA
- the rplB gene encoding 50S ribosomal protein L2 gives MGVRKLKPVTNGTRHAILYDFAEITKTEPEKSLTEPLKKHAGRNNQGRITVRHRGGGHKRLYRIIDFKRDKFGIPAKVAAIEYDPNRSARIALLHYVDGEKRYIIWPEGLKVGDIVMSGPDAEIKVGNALPLENIPVGTFVHNIELTPGKGGQLARAAGMSAQILGRQGDYIQLRLPSGEIRLVHKKCMATVGVVGLAEHELVELGKAGRSRWLGIRPTVRGTAMNPVDHPHGGGEGKTFGKHPVSPWGLPTKGYKTRRGAKYSDKFIIKRRGKK, from the coding sequence ATGGGCGTTAGAAAATTAAAACCTGTTACAAATGGAACAAGGCATGCAATTTTATATGATTTTGCTGAAATAACAAAAACAGAGCCGGAAAAATCTTTGACCGAACCTCTTAAAAAACATGCAGGTAGAAATAACCAAGGAAGAATAACAGTAAGACACAGAGGTGGCGGACATAAAAGATTATACAGAATAATAGATTTTAAAAGAGATAAATTTGGAATACCTGCAAAAGTTGCTGCAATAGAATATGACCCAAATAGAAGTGCAAGAATAGCATTATTACATTATGTAGATGGAGAAAAAAGATATATTATCTGGCCTGAAGGATTAAAAGTAGGTGATATTGTAATGTCTGGGCCAGATGCTGAAATAAAAGTAGGAAATGCCCTTCCACTTGAAAATATACCGGTAGGTACATTTGTTCATAATATAGAATTAACACCAGGAAAAGGTGGACAGCTTGCAAGAGCAGCAGGAATGTCTGCCCAAATACTTGGAAGACAAGGTGATTATATCCAACTTAGACTTCCTTCCGGTGAAATTAGATTAGTTCATAAAAAATGTATGGCAACAGTTGGAGTGGTAGGACTTGCTGAACACGAACTTGTAGAGCTTGGTAAAGCCGGAAGAAGTAGATGGCTCGGTATTAGACCTACTGTTAGAGGTACTGCGATGAACCCTGTTGATCACCCACATGGTGGTGGTGAAGGTAAAACATTTGGTAAACATCCTGTATCACCTTGGGGATTACCTACAAAAGGTTATAAAACAAGAAGAGGAGCTAAATACTCTGATAAATTTATTATTAAACGTAGAGGTAAGAAATAA
- a CDS encoding type Z 30S ribosomal protein S14, with product MARKCLIVKSFQKKPKFATRKHSRCPLCGRPRGYIRQFDMCRICFREKASRGEIPGIKKASW from the coding sequence ATGGCAAGAAAATGTTTAATTGTAAAATCATTTCAAAAGAAACCTAAATTTGCAACAAGAAAACATTCAAGATGCCCTTTATGTGGAAGACCGAGAGGATATATTAGACAGTTTGATATGTGCAGAATATGCTTTAGAGAAAAAGCATCAAGAGGCGAAATTCCCGGAATAAAGAAAGCAAGCTGGTAA
- the tuf gene encoding elongation factor Tu, producing the protein MAKEKFVRGKEHLNVGTIGHVDHGKTTLTAAITYVLSKKGLAKFVGYGDIDKAPEERERGITINITHVEYETEKRHYAHVDCPGHADYIKNMITGAAQMDGAILVVSAADGPMPQTREHVLLARQVNVPYIVVFLNKCDMVDDPELLDLVELEVRELLNKYEFPGDEVPVIRGSALGALNDDPKWVASIEELLKAMDEYIPTPPRETDKPFLMAVEDVFTITGRGTVVTGRVERGVLKVGDEVEIVGLSDEKKKTVVTGIEMFRKILDEAVAGDNIGVLLRGITKDEVERGQVLAKPGTITPHKKFKAQVYVLSKEEGGRHTPFFLGYRPQFYMRTADITGTVVGLPEGQEMVMPGDNVELTIELMVPVAMEEQMRFAIREGGRTVGAGVVTQIIE; encoded by the coding sequence ATGGCAAAGGAAAAATTTGTAAGAGGAAAAGAACATTTAAACGTAGGAACAATAGGACACGTTGACCATGGTAAAACAACATTAACCGCTGCTATCACTTATGTTCTATCTAAAAAAGGTCTCGCTAAATTCGTTGGATACGGAGATATTGATAAAGCTCCTGAAGAAAGAGAAAGAGGTATTACTATTAACATAACCCACGTTGAGTATGAAACTGAAAAAAGACATTATGCCCACGTTGATTGCCCTGGACACGCTGACTATATTAAAAATATGATTACCGGTGCTGCTCAAATGGATGGTGCTATCCTCGTTGTTTCTGCTGCCGATGGCCCTATGCCTCAAACAAGAGAACACGTTCTCCTCGCAAGACAGGTTAATGTTCCTTATATCGTTGTTTTCTTAAATAAATGTGATATGGTTGATGACCCTGAATTGTTAGACCTCGTTGAACTTGAAGTTAGAGAGTTATTAAATAAATATGAATTCCCTGGAGATGAAGTTCCTGTTATTAGAGGTTCAGCACTTGGTGCTTTAAATGATGACCCTAAATGGGTTGCTTCTATTGAAGAGTTATTAAAAGCTATGGATGAATATATCCCAACTCCTCCAAGAGAAACTGATAAACCTTTCCTTATGGCTGTTGAAGACGTATTTACTATTACAGGAAGAGGTACAGTTGTAACAGGAAGAGTTGAAAGAGGTGTTTTAAAAGTTGGTGATGAGGTAGAGATAGTAGGACTTTCTGATGAGAAAAAGAAAACTGTAGTAACCGGAATAGAGATGTTTAGAAAAATATTGGATGAAGCAGTAGCTGGAGATAACATAGGGGTATTATTAAGAGGTATAACAAAGGATGAAGTAGAAAGAGGACAGGTATTGGCAAAACCTGGAACAATAACTCCACATAAGAAATTCAAAGCACAGGTATATGTGCTTAGCAAAGAGGAAGGTGGAAGACATACACCATTCTTCTTAGGATACAGACCACAATTCTATATGAGAACAGCAGATATAACAGGGACAGTAGTAGGATTACCGGAAGGACAAGAGATGGTAATGCCTGGAGATAATGTAGAATTAACAATAGAGTTAATGGTGCCTGTAGCTATGGAAGAGCAGATGAGATTTGCTATTAGAGAAGGTGGTAGAACTGTTGGTGCAGGTGTTGTTACACAAATTATTGAGTAA
- the rplV gene encoding 50S ribosomal protein L22 yields MGNEVRAILRYAHISPYKVRQVINLIRGKDVATAMAILQNINKKPARIVEKLLKSAIANAEYQDMDIDNLYISKIHAEEGPMLKRYTPKAHGRATMIRRRFSHIYVYLTEKSEE; encoded by the coding sequence ATGGGAAATGAAGTAAGAGCTATTTTAAGATATGCTCATATATCACCTTACAAAGTAAGGCAGGTTATTAACCTAATCAGAGGAAAAGATGTAGCAACTGCAATGGCTATTTTACAAAATATAAACAAAAAACCTGCAAGAATAGTGGAAAAATTGTTAAAAAGTGCTATTGCAAATGCAGAATATCAAGATATGGATATAGATAATCTCTATATCTCAAAAATACATGCAGAAGAAGGCCCTATGTTAAAAAGATACACACCTAAAGCTCACGGTAGGGCAACAATGATAAGAAGAAGATTTTCCCATATATATGTATATTTAACAGAGAAATCGGAGGAATAA
- the rplW gene encoding 50S ribosomal protein L23, with protein sequence MKTAYDILIRPILTEKAVKDNEKNNVLVFEVAMDANKIEIRKAVEEIFGVKVKEVRTQIVKPKPKRVGFRAPGYTKKWKKAIIKVISEKPINITELV encoded by the coding sequence ATGAAAACTGCTTACGACATACTTATTAGACCAATATTGACAGAAAAAGCTGTAAAAGATAATGAAAAAAATAATGTTCTTGTTTTTGAAGTTGCTATGGATGCCAATAAAATTGAAATAAGAAAAGCAGTTGAAGAAATTTTTGGTGTGAAAGTTAAAGAAGTTAGAACTCAGATTGTTAAACCAAAACCAAAAAGAGTTGGATTTAGAGCCCCCGGATATACAAAAAAATGGAAAAAAGCTATCATTAAAGTAATATCTGAAAAACCTATAAATATAACTGAATTAGTATGA
- the rpsQ gene encoding 30S ribosomal protein S17 produces the protein MTEQKKHIKEFIGKVVSDKMDKTVVVVVERKFPHPLYKKMVKKTKKFYAHDENNQAKVGDIVRIRESRPLSKLKRWVVVEIINKT, from the coding sequence ATGACAGAACAAAAGAAACATATAAAAGAATTTATTGGTAAAGTTGTAAGTGATAAAATGGATAAAACCGTTGTAGTTGTCGTAGAAAGAAAATTTCCTCATCCTCTTTATAAGAAAATGGTAAAGAAAACAAAAAAATTCTATGCCCATGATGAAAACAATCAAGCAAAAGTTGGAGATATTGTAAGAATAAGAGAATCCAGACCTTTATCTAAATTAAAAAGATGGGTTGTTGTAGAAATCATAAATAAAACTTGA
- the rpsC gene encoding 30S ribosomal protein S3 yields the protein MGQKVNPIGFRLGITQDWKSKWFADKKRYGKLLHEDIAIRKFIEEKYKAAGISNVIIERLGDKLRIKILAARPGIVIGRKGAEVEELNEAIRKITSAKDITVNVDEVKRPELDAKLVAEDIALQLERRVSHRRAMKKAIDNALKAGAKGIKTQVGGRIGGVDLARKEWFMAGRMPLQTLRADIDYGTARASTKYGILGIKVWIYKGDKLEEKKEEVLSKIEEELHTT from the coding sequence ATGGGTCAAAAAGTAAATCCAATAGGTTTTAGGCTCGGAATTACACAAGATTGGAAATCAAAATGGTTTGCAGACAAAAAAAGATATGGAAAATTATTACATGAAGATATAGCAATAAGAAAATTTATTGAAGAGAAATATAAAGCAGCCGGAATATCAAATGTGATAATAGAAAGACTTGGAGACAAGTTAAGAATTAAAATACTTGCTGCAAGACCTGGTATTGTAATTGGTAGAAAAGGTGCAGAAGTAGAAGAATTAAATGAAGCAATAAGAAAAATAACATCAGCAAAAGATATAACTGTTAATGTTGATGAAGTAAAAAGACCTGAACTTGATGCAAAACTCGTAGCAGAAGATATAGCTCTACAACTTGAAAGAAGAGTATCCCATAGAAGAGCTATGAAAAAAGCTATTGATAATGCTTTAAAAGCCGGTGCCAAAGGTATAAAAACTCAAGTTGGTGGCAGAATTGGTGGTGTTGATTTAGCAAGAAAAGAATGGTTTATGGCAGGAAGAATGCCACTTCAAACATTAAGAGCGGATATTGATTATGGTACAGCAAGAGCTTCTACGAAATACGGAATCCTTGGAATAAAAGTATGGATATACAAAGGAGATAAATTAGAAGAGAAAAAAGAAGAAGTTTTAAGCAAAATAGAAGAAGAACTTCACACTACTTAA
- the rpsS gene encoding 30S ribosomal protein S19, with product MGYKGKWNERNKNPYVNEKILKKIRKMNETGERKVIKVWDRACAITQEMVGHTIAVYNGNKFIPVYIQPEMVGHKLGEFSLTRTFRGHPDKSAKVAKKK from the coding sequence ATGGGTTACAAAGGTAAATGGAATGAAAGAAATAAAAATCCTTATGTAAATGAGAAAATTCTTAAAAAAATAAGAAAGATGAATGAAACCGGAGAAAGAAAAGTAATAAAAGTATGGGATAGAGCCTGCGCAATTACACAAGAAATGGTAGGACATACAATTGCCGTATATAATGGAAATAAATTTATACCGGTATATATTCAACCAGAAATGGTAGGACATAAGCTCGGGGAGTTCTCATTAACAAGAACATTTAGAGGACACCCTGATAAATCAGCTAAAGTAGCTAAAAAGAAATAG
- the rpsJ gene encoding 30S ribosomal protein S10, whose protein sequence is MEKIRIKLKAFDHKVLDQSVKQIVDTVKRGGGVIKGPVPLPTDRKVWCVLRSPHKFEQSREHFEMRIHKRLIDIENATPQTIEALMDISLPAGVDVEIKLS, encoded by the coding sequence ATGGAAAAAATAAGAATTAAATTAAAAGCTTTTGACCATAAAGTGTTAGACCAATCTGTTAAACAGATTGTTGACACCGTAAAAAGAGGCGGTGGGGTCATTAAAGGGCCCGTCCCGCTTCCTACTGATAGAAAAGTATGGTGTGTTTTAAGGTCTCCTCACAAATTTGAACAATCAAGAGAACATTTTGAGATGAGAATTCATAAAAGATTAATAGATATAGAAAATGCAACACCTCAAACAATAGAAGCATTAATGGATATAAGCCTTCCTGCAGGTGTTGATGTAGAAATTAAATTAAGCTAA
- the rplX gene encoding 50S ribosomal protein L24 — protein sequence MLKLRKGDPVIVIAGKDKGKKGKIKAIVKKDGKVRVVVEGVNIVKKHVRKIEGVREGGIYEVEKPIDISNVAYFDEKSGKPVKIGFAYQQEGDKIIKVRINKKTKEVIDKIWEKSK from the coding sequence ATGTTAAAACTCAGAAAAGGAGATCCTGTTATAGTAATAGCAGGAAAAGATAAAGGTAAAAAAGGAAAAATAAAAGCTATTGTAAAAAAAGATGGCAAAGTTAGAGTTGTTGTTGAAGGTGTAAATATAGTAAAAAAACATGTTAGAAAAATAGAAGGTGTTAGAGAAGGCGGTATTTATGAAGTAGAAAAACCAATAGATATCTCTAATGTTGCTTATTTTGACGAAAAATCAGGAAAACCTGTTAAAATAGGTTTTGCCTATCAGCAAGAAGGAGACAAAATAATTAAAGTAAGAATAAATAAAAAAACAAAAGAAGTTATTGATAAAATTTGGGAAAAATCTAAATAA
- the fusA gene encoding elongation factor G has product MPRQVPIEKLRNIGIVAHIDAGKTTTTERILFYTGKTYKIGEVHEGAATMDWMEQEKERGITITAATTAAYWKGYQLNIIDTPGHVDFGVEVVRSMKALDGIVFVFASVEGVQPQSEANWRWADRFQKPRIAFVNKMDRVGANFFGVYEDIIKKLGAKPVPIQIPIGAEDSFIGVVDLFNMKAIVWDGDELGAKFSEKEIPAELVDLAQEWREKMVEAIVETDEALIDKYFGGEEITVEELKKALRKATINRELVPMLCGTAFKNKGIQPLLDAVLDFLPSPLDLPPVKGTNPNTGQEEERKPLDTEPFCALAFKVMADPYAGQVTYFRVYSGVVKAGDTILIANKGQKQRVGRILRMHANQREEITEVYAGDIAAAVGLDAVTGDTLSDEKRPIVLEKMDFPEPVIAMAIEPKTKSDQEKLSQVLNKFMKEDPTFKVSVDPETNQTLIHGMGELHLEIIIDRMKREYKLEVNVGKPQVAYKETIKKKATAEGKFIRQSGGRGQYGHAVIEIEPLPDKEYEFVDKIVGGVIPKEFIPAVDEGIREAMNSGVVAGYPVINVRATLFDGSFHEVDSSEIAFKIAGSMAFREAMKKADPVLLEPIMTVEVDTPEDYMGDVMGDLNRRRGRILGMEKKGNTQTIKAEVPLAEMFGYATDLRSLTQGRATFVMTFARYEEVPRNIAEQIAGQRNKATA; this is encoded by the coding sequence ATGCCAAGGCAAGTGCCTATTGAAAAATTAAGAAATATAGGAATTGTAGCTCACATTGATGCAGGAAAAACTACAACAACTGAAAGAATTTTATTTTACACCGGTAAAACTTACAAAATTGGTGAAGTTCATGAAGGCGCTGCAACTATGGACTGGATGGAACAGGAAAAAGAAAGAGGAATTACAATTACTGCAGCAACAACAGCAGCTTATTGGAAAGGATATCAGCTCAATATAATTGATACTCCTGGGCACGTTGATTTCGGAGTGGAAGTTGTAAGATCAATGAAAGCTCTTGATGGTATTGTTTTTGTATTTGCTTCAGTTGAAGGGGTTCAACCTCAATCAGAAGCAAACTGGAGATGGGCAGATAGATTCCAAAAACCAAGAATAGCATTTGTAAATAAAATGGATAGAGTTGGAGCAAATTTCTTTGGTGTATATGAAGATATAATTAAAAAACTCGGAGCAAAACCTGTTCCTATCCAAATTCCTATAGGGGCAGAAGATAGTTTTATTGGAGTTGTTGATTTATTTAATATGAAAGCTATTGTTTGGGATGGTGATGAACTTGGAGCTAAATTTAGTGAAAAGGAAATTCCTGCTGAACTTGTAGATTTAGCTCAAGAATGGCGTGAAAAAATGGTTGAAGCAATTGTAGAAACTGATGAAGCTTTAATAGATAAATATTTTGGTGGAGAGGAAATTACGGTAGAAGAGCTTAAAAAAGCTTTAAGAAAAGCTACAATAAATAGAGAACTTGTTCCTATGCTTTGCGGAACAGCTTTCAAAAATAAAGGAATTCAGCCATTATTAGATGCAGTTTTAGATTTCTTACCATCTCCGTTAGACTTACCTCCTGTAAAAGGAACAAATCCAAACACAGGACAGGAAGAAGAGAGAAAACCACTTGATACAGAGCCTTTCTGTGCACTTGCATTTAAAGTTATGGCAGACCCTTATGCAGGTCAGGTTACATATTTTAGAGTTTATTCAGGAGTGGTAAAAGCCGGAGATACCATATTAATAGCAAATAAAGGTCAAAAACAAAGAGTTGGTAGAATACTTAGAATGCATGCTAACCAAAGAGAAGAAATTACAGAAGTTTATGCAGGGGATATAGCTGCAGCTGTTGGATTGGATGCGGTTACAGGAGATACCCTCTCTGATGAAAAAAGACCTATTGTGCTTGAGAAAATGGATTTCCCTGAGCCTGTTATTGCTATGGCTATTGAGCCTAAAACGAAATCAGACCAAGAAAAACTTTCTCAAGTATTAAATAAATTTATGAAAGAAGACCCTACATTTAAAGTTTCTGTTGACCCAGAAACAAACCAAACATTGATACACGGAATGGGTGAATTACATCTTGAAATTATAATAGATAGAATGAAAAGAGAATATAAACTTGAAGTTAATGTAGGTAAACCTCAAGTTGCCTATAAAGAAACTATCAAGAAAAAAGCTACTGCAGAAGGTAAATTTATCAGACAGTCCGGTGGTAGAGGTCAATACGGACATGCTGTTATAGAAATAGAACCACTTCCTGATAAAGAGTATGAATTTGTAGATAAAATAGTTGGTGGTGTAATTCCAAAAGAATTTATACCGGCAGTAGATGAAGGTATAAGGGAAGCTATGAATTCCGGTGTAGTGGCAGGTTATCCGGTTATAAATGTAAGGGCTACATTATTTGATGGTTCTTTCCACGAAGTTGACTCTTCAGAAATAGCATTTAAAATAGCAGGTTCTATGGCATTTAGAGAAGCTATGAAAAAAGCAGACCCTGTTCTTTTAGAACCAATAATGACCGTAGAAGTTGACACTCCGGAAGATTATATGGGAGATGTAATGGGTGATTTAAATAGAAGAAGAGGAAGAATTCTCGGTATGGAGAAAAAAGGAAATACTCAAACAATAAAAGCAGAAGTTCCACTTGCAGAGATGTTTGGATACGCAACAGATTTAAGATCTTTAACACAAGGAAGAGCAACATTTGTAATGACATTTGCAAGATATGAAGAAGTTCCAAGAAATATTGCAGAACAAATTGCAGGACAAAGAAATAAAGCTACAGCTTAA
- the rplN gene encoding 50S ribosomal protein L14 has product MIQRGTYLNTADNSGAKRVQCIGIPGGAKKTHATVGDVITVTVKSAIPNGTAKKGKVYKAVVVRTKKEIARPDGSYVKADDNAVVLLNNQLEPIGTRILGPVARELRAKGFYRIISLAPEVI; this is encoded by the coding sequence ATGATACAAAGAGGAACTTATTTAAATACAGCTGATAATTCAGGAGCTAAAAGAGTACAATGTATAGGAATACCTGGTGGGGCTAAAAAAACCCATGCAACTGTTGGAGATGTAATAACAGTTACTGTTAAATCTGCTATACCAAATGGTACTGCGAAAAAAGGAAAAGTTTATAAAGCAGTAGTAGTAAGAACAAAAAAAGAAATTGCAAGACCTGATGGAAGTTATGTAAAAGCTGATGATAATGCGGTTGTTTTATTAAACAACCAACTTGAACCTATCGGAACCCGTATTTTAGGTCCGGTTGCCAGAGAATTAAGGGCAAAAGGCTTCTACAGGATAATCTCACTTGCACCGGAGGTTATATAA
- the rplC gene encoding 50S ribosomal protein L3: MPKGIIGKKIGMTRVFIQGKAIPVTVIEVKPNYVVRLKTEDKDGYNAVVLGTEERKEKNTPKPLLAIFKKANLKPLRYLREFPLKEGENLELGQEIKVENVFEKGDLIDITGKSKGRGFTSVMKRWDFAGFPRSHGHRYHRAVGSIGCRTEPGRVWKTKRMAGHYGNETVTVLGLEVVDIIPEKNVILVKGSVPGHTNSILTLKSSVIADRRKGKIKLQKSKAMYA, encoded by the coding sequence ATGCCAAAGGGCATAATAGGTAAAAAAATAGGAATGACAAGGGTTTTTATACAAGGAAAAGCTATCCCTGTAACAGTAATAGAAGTAAAACCTAATTATGTTGTTAGATTGAAAACAGAAGATAAAGATGGATATAATGCAGTAGTTCTTGGAACAGAAGAAAGAAAAGAAAAAAATACCCCAAAACCTTTATTGGCAATATTTAAAAAAGCTAATCTAAAACCTCTCAGATATTTAAGAGAGTTTCCTTTAAAAGAAGGAGAAAATTTAGAATTAGGTCAGGAAATAAAAGTAGAAAATGTTTTTGAAAAAGGTGATTTAATTGATATCACCGGAAAATCAAAAGGTAGAGGTTTTACCTCTGTTATGAAAAGATGGGATTTTGCAGGATTTCCAAGATCTCACGGACACAGATACCACAGAGCTGTTGGTTCTATCGGTTGTAGAACAGAACCAGGTAGAGTATGGAAAACAAAAAGAATGGCAGGACATTATGGAAATGAAACAGTTACAGTTCTTGGGCTTGAAGTGGTAGATATTATTCCGGAAAAAAATGTAATCTTAGTAAAAGGTTCTGTTCCGGGACATACAAATTCCATATTAACATTAAAATCAAGTGTTATTGCAGATAGAAGAAAAGGTAAAATAAAATTACAAAAATCAAAAGCTATGTATGCTTAA
- the rplD gene encoding 50S ribosomal protein L4 → MEINVVNKNNEKVGTINLNENIFNVEANQGTVWEVIKWQLAARRAGTASTKTRAEVAGSNRKILPQKGTGNARHGDRKANIFVGGGVAHGPHPRDYYYSLPKKVRKKVLKASLTTKLKEGSLTIIEDFTFEAPKTKNAVEVLKNFGLENEKVLLVLPKKDINVIKSFRNIPKVKILLVEGLNSYDILNANHVLIFKSAIDKINERLGQ, encoded by the coding sequence ATGGAAATCAATGTAGTTAATAAAAATAATGAGAAAGTCGGCACTATAAATTTAAATGAGAATATTTTTAATGTAGAAGCTAATCAAGGTACAGTTTGGGAAGTTATAAAATGGCAACTTGCAGCAAGAAGAGCCGGAACTGCAAGCACTAAAACAAGAGCAGAAGTTGCCGGTTCCAATAGAAAAATACTTCCACAAAAAGGAACAGGTAATGCAAGACATGGAGATAGAAAAGCAAATATCTTTGTAGGTGGTGGTGTAGCCCACGGCCCACATCCAAGAGATTATTATTACTCTTTACCTAAAAAAGTTAGAAAAAAAGTTTTAAAAGCTTCCTTAACTACAAAATTAAAGGAAGGAAGCTTAACAATAATTGAAGATTTTACATTTGAAGCTCCAAAAACAAAAAATGCTGTTGAAGTGCTTAAAAATTTCGGCTTAGAAAATGAAAAAGTATTGTTAGTATTACCAAAAAAAGATATAAATGTAATAAAATCTTTTAGAAATATTCCAAAAGTAAAAATTTTATTGGTAGAAGGATTAAATAGCTATGACATTTTAAATGCAAACCATGTATTAATTTTCAAATCAGCAATAGATAAGATTAATGAGAGGTTAGGACAATGA
- the rplP gene encoding 50S ribosomal protein L16 yields the protein MSLLQPKKVKWRKQQRGRMKGKASRRNQVDFGEYGLQALEPCWMTSRQIEAARIAIVREAKKGAKLWIRVFPQKPITKKPAETRMGKGKGDLDQFVAVVKPGHILFELAGVPEEVAAEAFRKAGHKLPIKTRMVKAVEG from the coding sequence ATGTCATTATTACAACCTAAAAAAGTAAAGTGGAGAAAACAGCAACGTGGAAGAATGAAAGGAAAAGCTTCCCGTAGAAACCAAGTAGATTTCGGGGAGTATGGACTTCAAGCCCTTGAACCTTGCTGGATGACATCAAGACAGATAGAAGCAGCAAGGATAGCAATAGTTAGGGAAGCTAAAAAAGGAGCAAAACTCTGGATTAGAGTATTTCCTCAAAAACCTATAACTAAAAAACCGGCAGAAACCCGTATGGGTAAAGGAAAAGGTGATTTAGACCAATTTGTTGCTGTGGTAAAACCAGGACATATTTTATTTGAGCTTGCAGGTGTACCCGAAGAAGTTGCAGCAGAAGCTTTTAGAAAAGCAGGACATAAACTTCCTATAAAAACAAGAATGGTAAAAGCTGTAGAGGGGTAA